CAACTTACTTGACTTTCCATTAGAGGATTTCGCAATCTACGTAACCTGATTACTGAGATGAAAGTCCTTTATTGCTATAATCTTTCAATTGATTTTACATTTGCTTGTGTCATTAAGTGCTCTGAACATTCTGTAATTATTaagatcttttaattttttacgaGGAAGAAAGCTTCCTGAACTCATCTTTACCTTACCAACCAATTGAATCATTTTGTCCTACTTTAAGGTGTTCATGGATATGTGGTAAAAGAAAATTCATTATCCATGATTTTGTATATAAATCACTTTCTTGGACAGACGTTTTCTTTTGTTATGGGTCTTTCTTGGTACAAGATGGCTGATTCAGTTGATTATTGGATATCGGTTTGTTCATTAACTCGGTTCTTGAATGAAGGAAACGTCTGTTGATGATTGTGTTTTGGTGAAGTATAGCTGTTCATTGTTCATTCTTTGTCCCACTAGTATAGCTTTATTAATTTCACTTGGATCCAATGGTTCACTTCACTTTAATTGAAATTTTACTGGAAAGGTAGTTTATGGAATTTGATGAGTTCAATTGCATGTTGGTATTCCATATTGCTGATGATGATATCGgttaacaaaataccaaaaaaattgcATGTTGGTATGCAAATTAATGGTCGGTATTGACTCCCGAGTTATGAATCATAACATGTAGTTATCAATTCTTTCTATATGCAAATTCGCCCTTCAAATCGAAATTAAAAAGCCATTGGTAATTGCGACACTCGATAGAGGGTATGTTTTTGATAGATATTTATTTGTTGACTGAAAATAATATTGATAGCCAAAATGAGCATAATACAACTTTCATCCAGATATGACTAAAAGGTTTGACTAAGAGGCTTGTGGTTCAAATACCCtgcaacatttttcttttttcacttaaaaagagaagaaaaaaagtctGAAGTATTTTGTTCTTTAATAACTTTTGCACTTCCAAGCTATGTGTGAGCCTTGTATACATATTTTATCATGTCAGACACGTGTTTAGAGTGTGTGTAGATGTAGTTCTGTCTGATACCGACACTTGCCTTCCTAGGTTGAGGACATATATAATTCTGATGGTTTTCGAACTCCTATAGCTGTTAAAATTTCCAATCCATTCTCTGATATATACTTAAAATCGTGGCTCCAGTGACCTTGTCCTTGTTTTCCTGAACATTTTTTGATGTCATGTACGAAATCTTGCACTGTTTTAACTTTATGCAAACTTGTTCTCTCTTCGAACATAACAACTTCGTCCTGTATGACTAGATGAACTCAACAATCTAAATCAAAGAAATAATGTTTCATTTAAATTCAATCAAAAGAAAATTCACAAAACTCGTTTAATCTTGGCTCATGTCATGCCTAAACTTAACAGTAACCTTTGCATCAGGGTACCATGTTAGCAGTTGCTGGTGGAGGTAGCGCATCAATTAAGCTTTGGGACACAAACACATGGAAACTGGCTGCAACTCTATCAATTCCTCGTCCAGAAGGCCCTAAGCCCACCGATAAAACTGCTAGCAAGAAGTTTGTACTTTCAGTAGCATGGAGCATTGACGGGAGAAGACTCGCTTGTGGTTCAATGGACGGGACCATTTCAATCTTTGATGTAGCTCGTGCGAAGTTTCTACACCACTTGGAAGGCCACTTCATGCCAGTGAGATCCCTCGTGTATTCACCTGTGGAGCCACGCCTACTCTTTTCTGCCTCTGATGATGCTCATGTCCACATGTATGACGCAGAGGGTAAAACTCTAATTGGAGCGATGTCAGGCCATTCAAGTTGGGTATTGAGCGTTGATGCAAGCCCTGATGGCGCTGCTGTTGCTACCGGTTCAAGCGACAGAACCGTTAGGCTTTGGGATCTCAACATGAGGACTGCTGTTCAGACAATGACTAACCATAGTGATCAGGTCTGGGGGGTTGCATTTCGACCACCTGGTGGGGTTGGTGTGCGATCTGGTCGACTTGCTAGTGTGTCTGATGACAAGAGTATCTCCTTGTATGACTATTCTTGAATCAGACCGGACGGCAAGAGCTATTTGTGGTTTTTTAGAAAGATCTTGAGCTGTTGCCAAGACTATTCGTTTTACTTCTTCATAAAGCTACTTGTCCTTTTAGTTGTTATAACA
The sequence above is drawn from the Cucumis melo cultivar AY chromosome 2, USDA_Cmelo_AY_1.0, whole genome shotgun sequence genome and encodes:
- the LOC103492347 gene encoding WD repeat-containing protein VIP3, which translates into the protein MKLAGLKSVENAHEESVWAVTWVPATDNRPSLLLTGSLDETVKLWKSDELDLERTNTGHCLGVVSVAAHPSGFIAASASLDSFVRVFEVDSNSTIATLEAPPSEVWQMRFNPEGTMLAVAGGGSASIKLWDTNTWKLAATLSIPRPEGPKPTDKTASKKFVLSVAWSIDGRRLACGSMDGTISIFDVARAKFLHHLEGHFMPVRSLVYSPVEPRLLFSASDDAHVHMYDAEGKTLIGAMSGHSSWVLSVDASPDGAAVATGSSDRTVRLWDLNMRTAVQTMTNHSDQVWGVAFRPPGGVGVRSGRLASVSDDKSISLYDYS